A genomic window from Enterobacter pseudoroggenkampii includes:
- the gltP gene encoding glutamate/aspartate:proton symporter GltP: MKNVKVSLAWQILIALVLGILLGSYLHYHSDSREWLIANLLSPAGDIFIHLIKMIVVPIVISTLVVGIAGVGDAKQLGRIGAKTIIYFEVITTVAIILGITLANVFQPGSGIDMSQLATVDISKYQSTTADVQSHAHGLMGTILSLVPTNIVASMAKGEMLPIIFFSVLFGLGLSSLPATHREPLVTVFRSISETMFKVTHMVMRYAPVGVFALIAVTVANFGFASLWPLAKLVILVHFAILFFALVVLGIVARLCGLSIWILIRILKDELILAYSTASSESVLPRIIEKMEAYGAPASITSFVVPTGYSFNLDGSTLYQSIAAIFIAQLYGIDLSLWQEIVLVLTLMVTSKGIAGVPGVSFVVLLATLGSVGIPLEGLAFIAGVDRILDMARTALNVVGNALAVLVIAKWEHKFDRKKALAYEREVLGRFDKTADQ, from the coding sequence ATGAAAAACGTTAAAGTCAGCCTTGCCTGGCAGATCTTAATCGCCCTTGTGCTGGGCATCTTGCTGGGCAGTTACCTTCACTATCACAGCGACAGCCGCGAATGGCTGATTGCGAACCTGCTCTCTCCGGCAGGGGATATCTTTATTCATCTGATCAAGATGATTGTGGTACCGATTGTGATCTCGACGCTGGTGGTCGGTATTGCGGGCGTCGGCGATGCGAAGCAGTTAGGTCGTATTGGTGCGAAAACCATTATCTATTTCGAAGTGATCACTACGGTGGCGATCATTCTCGGTATCACCCTGGCGAACGTGTTCCAGCCGGGTTCCGGGATTGATATGTCGCAACTGGCTACGGTGGATATTTCGAAATACCAAAGTACGACCGCCGACGTGCAGAGCCACGCGCACGGCCTGATGGGCACTATCCTGTCGCTGGTGCCGACCAACATCGTGGCGTCGATGGCGAAGGGCGAGATGCTGCCGATTATCTTCTTCTCGGTGCTGTTTGGTCTGGGGCTCTCTTCTCTGCCGGCGACGCACCGCGAGCCGCTGGTCACCGTGTTCCGCTCTATCTCCGAAACCATGTTTAAAGTGACCCACATGGTGATGCGCTACGCGCCGGTAGGGGTGTTTGCGCTTATTGCCGTCACCGTGGCGAACTTCGGTTTTGCCTCCCTGTGGCCGCTGGCGAAGCTGGTGATCCTGGTGCACTTCGCCATCCTGTTCTTCGCGCTGGTGGTGCTGGGGATCGTGGCACGTCTGTGCGGGCTGAGCATCTGGATCCTGATTCGTATCCTGAAAGATGAGCTGATTCTGGCCTACTCCACGGCAAGCTCTGAGAGCGTGCTGCCGCGTATTATTGAGAAGATGGAAGCCTACGGCGCGCCAGCGTCGATCACCAGCTTCGTGGTGCCGACCGGTTACTCCTTTAACCTGGATGGTTCGACGCTGTACCAGAGTATCGCCGCTATCTTTATTGCGCAGCTGTACGGCATTGACCTGTCGCTGTGGCAGGAGATCGTACTGGTTCTGACGCTGATGGTGACGTCCAAAGGTATTGCTGGCGTTCCGGGCGTTTCGTTCGTGGTGCTGCTGGCAACGCTTGGCAGCGTCGGTATTCCGCTCGAAGGTCTGGCATTTATCGCCGGTGTGGACCGTATCCTCGACATGGCGCGTACGGCGCTGAATGTGGTGGGCAATGCCCTGGCGGTGCTGGTTATCGCCAAGTGGGAGCACAAATTCGATCGTAAAAAGGCGCTGGCGTATGAACGCGAAGTGCTGGGTCGTTTTGATAAGACGGCTGACCAGTAA
- a CDS encoding tetratricopeptide repeat protein, protein MKSIFLLLVFLTSFARADEIGSQYQKQAEAGDARAQYYLADTYFSSGDSKQAALWAEKAAKGGDVDAMALLSQILFTQGDYAQAKALAQQANIAGSKRGAIMLARVLVNTQAGKTDYPQAIRLLQTATEDIDSDSAVDAQLLLGLIYANGVEVAQDDVQAASWFKRSSALSRTGYAEYWAGMLFRQGEKGFITPNKQKALYWLNLSCTEGFDTGCEEFDALSGE, encoded by the coding sequence ATGAAATCCATTTTTCTGTTGTTAGTGTTTTTAACGTCCTTCGCCCGCGCGGATGAGATAGGCAGCCAGTATCAGAAGCAGGCGGAAGCCGGCGATGCACGTGCCCAGTATTATCTTGCTGATACGTACTTCAGCTCCGGCGACAGCAAGCAGGCCGCGCTGTGGGCCGAGAAAGCCGCAAAAGGCGGCGATGTTGACGCCATGGCTCTGTTGTCGCAAATCCTTTTTACGCAGGGCGATTACGCACAGGCCAAAGCCCTGGCGCAACAGGCAAACATTGCTGGCAGCAAACGCGGCGCGATCATGCTGGCACGCGTGCTGGTCAACACTCAGGCCGGTAAAACTGACTACCCCCAGGCCATCAGACTGCTGCAAACGGCAACCGAAGATATCGACAGCGACTCTGCGGTCGATGCGCAACTGCTGCTGGGGCTGATTTATGCCAACGGCGTAGAGGTGGCGCAGGATGACGTGCAGGCCGCCTCGTGGTTCAAGCGGAGTTCAGCCCTTTCGCGTACGGGCTACGCCGAGTACTGGGCGGGGATGTTGTTCAGGCAGGGCGAGAAAGGCTTTATCACGCCAAATAAGCAGAAAGCACTGTACTGGTTGAACCTGAGCTGCACTGAAGGGTTTGATACGGGATGCGAAGAGTTTGATGCGTTAAGCGGGGAGTAA
- a CDS encoding Hok/Gef family protein: MTPLKTALGIVFIICLTIVIFTFITRGKLCELTIKSEHQEVAAKLACVAG, from the coding sequence ATGACGCCATTAAAAACTGCGTTAGGCATCGTCTTTATTATCTGCCTGACGATAGTGATATTTACCTTTATTACTCGCGGGAAGCTCTGCGAGCTCACAATAAAGAGTGAACATCAGGAGGTGGCGGCGAAATTAGCCTGCGTCGCAGGCTAA
- the fdhF gene encoding formate dehydrogenase subunit alpha, whose amino-acid sequence MKKVVTVCPYCASGCKIHLVVDNGKIVRAEAAQGKTNQGTLCLKGYYGWDFINDTQILTPRLKNPMIRRERGGKLEAVSWNEALDYVATRLSAIKAKYGPDAIQTTGSSRGTGNETNYVMQKFARAVIGTNNVDCCARVUHGPSVAGLHQSVGNGAMSNAINEIDNTDLVFIFGYNPADSHPIVANHVIRAKQNGAKIIVCDPRKIETARIADMHIALKNGSNIALLNAMGHVIIEESLYDQAFVATRTEGFEEYKKIVEGYTPESVEAITGVRAQAIRQAARMYAGAKTAAILWGMGVTQFYQGVETVRSLTSLAMLTGNLGKAHVGVNPVRGQNNVQGACDMGALPDTYPGYQYVKFPENRAKFAKAWGVESLPEHTGYRISELPHRAAHGEVRAAYIMGEDPLQTDAELSAVRKGFEDLELVIVQDIFMTKTAAAADVILPSTSWGEHEGVYTAADRGFQRFFKAVEPKWDLKTDWQIISEIATRMGYPMHYNNTQEIWDELRSLCPDFYGATYEKMGELGYIQWPCRDESETDQGTSYLFKEKFDTPNGLAQFFTCDWVAPIDKLTDEYPMVLSTVREVGHYSCRSMTGNCAALAALADEPGYAQINTADAKRLGIEDEALVWVNSRKGRIITRAQVSDRPNKGAVYMTYQWWIGACNELVTENLSPITKTPEYKYCAVNVEPIADQHAAEQYVIDEYNKLKARLRESAMG is encoded by the coding sequence ATGAAAAAAGTCGTCACGGTTTGCCCTTATTGTGCCTCAGGTTGCAAGATCCACCTGGTGGTCGATAACGGCAAAATCGTCCGGGCAGAGGCCGCACAGGGGAAAACCAACCAGGGCACGCTATGCCTGAAAGGTTACTACGGCTGGGATTTTATAAACGATACCCAAATCCTCACCCCGCGCCTGAAAAACCCTATGATCCGCCGCGAGCGCGGCGGCAAGCTGGAAGCCGTCTCCTGGAACGAGGCGCTGGATTACGTCGCCACGCGCCTGAGCGCCATCAAGGCCAAATATGGCCCGGATGCGATTCAGACCACCGGCTCTTCCCGCGGGACGGGAAATGAAACCAACTATGTGATGCAAAAATTCGCGCGCGCCGTTATTGGAACCAATAACGTCGACTGCTGCGCTCGCGTCTGACACGGCCCATCGGTTGCAGGTCTGCACCAGTCGGTCGGTAACGGCGCAATGAGCAATGCCATCAACGAGATAGATAATACCGATCTCGTCTTCATCTTTGGTTATAACCCGGCGGATTCTCACCCTATCGTCGCGAACCACGTTATTCGCGCTAAGCAGAATGGGGCGAAAATCATCGTCTGCGATCCGCGCAAAATTGAAACCGCGCGCATTGCGGATATGCACATCGCGTTGAAAAACGGCTCGAACATCGCGCTGCTGAACGCAATGGGGCACGTCATCATTGAGGAGAGCCTGTACGACCAGGCGTTTGTCGCGACCCGTACGGAAGGCTTTGAAGAGTACAAGAAAATAGTCGAAGGCTATACGCCGGAGTCGGTTGAAGCGATCACCGGCGTCAGAGCGCAGGCGATCCGCCAGGCGGCACGGATGTATGCCGGGGCGAAAACCGCCGCCATCCTCTGGGGTATGGGCGTGACCCAGTTCTACCAGGGCGTGGAGACCGTGCGCTCGCTGACCAGCCTCGCGATGCTGACCGGTAATCTGGGTAAAGCCCACGTTGGCGTGAACCCGGTCCGTGGTCAGAATAACGTGCAGGGCGCCTGCGATATGGGCGCGCTGCCGGATACTTATCCTGGCTACCAGTACGTGAAGTTCCCGGAGAATCGCGCCAAATTCGCGAAGGCCTGGGGCGTGGAAAGCCTGCCGGAACACACCGGGTACCGCATCAGCGAGCTGCCGCACCGCGCGGCGCATGGCGAAGTGCGTGCGGCCTACATCATGGGTGAAGATCCTCTCCAGACCGACGCCGAGCTCTCGGCGGTGCGCAAAGGGTTTGAGGATCTGGAGCTGGTGATTGTCCAGGATATCTTCATGACCAAAACCGCGGCGGCGGCGGATGTGATTTTACCGTCGACCTCCTGGGGCGAGCATGAAGGCGTCTACACTGCGGCAGACCGCGGCTTCCAGCGCTTCTTTAAGGCGGTCGAGCCGAAGTGGGACCTGAAAACCGACTGGCAGATCATCAGCGAAATCGCCACCCGCATGGGCTACCCGATGCACTACAACAACACTCAGGAGATCTGGGACGAGTTGCGCAGTCTTTGTCCGGACTTCTACGGGGCAACCTATGAAAAAATGGGTGAGCTGGGGTATATCCAGTGGCCGTGCCGCGATGAGTCCGAAACCGACCAGGGGACGTCGTACCTCTTTAAAGAGAAGTTCGACACCCCGAACGGGCTGGCGCAATTCTTCACCTGCGACTGGGTCGCGCCGATCGATAAGCTCACCGATGAGTATCCGATGGTGCTCTCCACCGTACGTGAGGTGGGGCACTACTCCTGTCGTTCGATGACCGGCAACTGCGCCGCGCTGGCGGCGCTGGCGGACGAACCGGGCTACGCGCAAATCAATACTGCCGACGCGAAGCGCCTCGGCATTGAGGATGAAGCGCTGGTGTGGGTGAACTCGCGCAAAGGGCGGATCATCACCCGAGCGCAGGTCAGCGACCGTCCAAACAAAGGGGCGGTCTATATGACCTATCAGTGGTGGATTGGTGCCTGTAACGAGCTGGTAACGGAGAACTTAAGCCCGATAACCAAAACGCCGGAGTATAAATACTGCGCCGTCAACGTTGAGCCGATTGCAGATCAGCACGCCGCGGAACAGTATGTGATCGACGAATATAACAAGCTGAAAGCCCGGCTGCGCGAAAGCGCAATGGGTTGA
- a CDS encoding response regulator, with amino-acid sequence MKPAILVVDDDTAVCELLQDVLSEHVFSVLVCHNGQDALRQVQQEPNIALVLLDMMLPDINGLQVLLQLQKQRPALPVVMLTGLGSESDVVVGLEMGADDYIGKPFNPRVVVARVKAVLRRTGVLAAESPAAPVAGIAFNGWTLDTTRCELSDPQRNPVPLTQGEYGLLLALTQNARRVLSRDRLLELTHSESADVFDRTIDVLIMRLRRKIEANPHQPALIKTIRGLGYVFATDVSRPEQAA; translated from the coding sequence ATGAAACCGGCGATTCTGGTGGTTGATGACGATACGGCAGTCTGCGAACTGCTTCAGGACGTGCTGAGCGAGCACGTCTTCAGCGTGCTTGTCTGCCATAACGGCCAGGATGCACTGCGGCAGGTGCAGCAGGAGCCGAATATCGCGCTTGTGCTGCTGGACATGATGCTGCCGGATATCAACGGCCTGCAGGTTCTGCTGCAGCTGCAAAAGCAGCGACCGGCGCTACCGGTTGTGATGTTAACCGGGCTGGGCAGTGAGTCAGACGTGGTGGTGGGGCTGGAGATGGGGGCCGATGATTATATTGGCAAACCGTTCAACCCGCGCGTAGTGGTCGCCCGCGTGAAAGCGGTATTGCGCCGTACCGGCGTGCTTGCTGCGGAATCCCCCGCAGCGCCCGTCGCTGGCATTGCGTTTAACGGATGGACGCTCGATACCACCCGCTGTGAGCTGAGCGATCCGCAGCGTAATCCCGTCCCGTTAACCCAGGGCGAGTACGGCCTGCTGCTGGCGCTCACGCAAAATGCCCGTCGGGTGCTGAGCCGTGACCGGTTGCTTGAGCTGACCCACAGCGAAAGCGCCGACGTGTTCGACCGCACGATTGACGTGTTGATCATGCGCCTGCGACGGAAAATCGAGGCTAACCCGCATCAGCCTGCGCTCATCAAAACGATACGCGGGCTGGGTTACGTGTTTGCCACCGATGTGAGCCGGCCCGAACAGGCGGCATAA
- the lpxO gene encoding lipid A hydroxylase LpxO, whose translation MFAVIIIGIFIISVIYAHSRGKEKQTLSRQLFDHSTFMAPINMFMTAFSSLPARQPFFETERFPELNKLTENWLIIREEALRLQHHIKAAENNNDAGFNTFFKRGWKRFYLKWYADAHPSAQSLCPVTTRLVSEIPSVKAAMFAELPAGAKLGKHRDPYAGSVRYHLGLFTPNDDRCFIEIDRQRHSWRDGEAVIFDETYVHWAENKTDQTRIILFCDIERPMKWRWAQAVNHWVGTTLMSAASSPNDENDSTGGINRIFKYVHAGRERGQRLKKRNRKAYYALKYLCIIAIFAAIIVPAIT comes from the coding sequence ATGTTCGCAGTCATCATCATCGGTATTTTCATTATCAGCGTTATTTATGCGCATTCACGCGGCAAAGAAAAACAGACGCTTTCTCGTCAGCTCTTCGACCATTCGACGTTCATGGCGCCCATCAATATGTTTATGACGGCGTTTTCTTCCCTGCCCGCCAGGCAGCCTTTCTTTGAAACTGAACGCTTCCCGGAATTAAATAAGCTGACGGAAAACTGGCTGATTATTCGCGAAGAGGCGCTGCGTTTGCAGCATCATATTAAGGCGGCGGAAAATAATAACGACGCTGGCTTTAACACCTTTTTTAAACGCGGCTGGAAACGTTTTTATCTGAAGTGGTATGCCGATGCCCATCCCTCCGCACAGTCTTTATGCCCGGTGACGACCCGGCTGGTAAGTGAAATCCCCTCGGTGAAGGCGGCCATGTTTGCCGAGCTGCCGGCGGGGGCGAAGCTTGGCAAGCACCGGGACCCGTACGCGGGCTCGGTTCGTTACCATCTGGGCTTATTCACACCGAATGACGATCGCTGCTTTATTGAAATCGACAGGCAGCGCCACAGCTGGCGGGACGGTGAAGCCGTTATTTTTGATGAGACCTACGTCCACTGGGCAGAGAATAAAACGGATCAAACGCGCATTATTCTCTTCTGCGATATTGAGCGTCCGATGAAATGGCGCTGGGCGCAGGCGGTTAACCATTGGGTGGGAACCACGCTAATGTCTGCAGCCAGCTCACCGAATGACGAGAATGACAGCACTGGCGGCATTAACCGCATCTTTAAATACGTTCATGCGGGTCGCGAGCGGGGGCAGCGTCTGAAAAAAAGAAACCGTAAGGCCTATTACGCCCTCAAGTATCTGTGCATCATTGCGATTTTTGCCGCCATCATTGTTCCGGCGATAACGTAA